A single region of the Planctomycetota bacterium genome encodes:
- a CDS encoding type II secretion system F family protein yields MSPLLISITAFAAVAAMAWAVMQMFGDKDDDKLSDRLDMLAGKGATSKEPSLKETLLIQPLDAAPGLIEALLNRFGKSRLLFQQADTKLTPSQFGMMSGGLAFLGMMVCVVARLPVWMVPVVALSAGVMPLMYLSMKRKRRLKLFGAQLPEALDLMGRALRSGHSLAASFELVQSELNAPIATEFGRVFEEQNLGLPIEEALEGLTERVPNMDLQFFCTAVVLQRTTGGDLAEILDKIGHLVRERFKIYGQVQALTGEGRLSGIVLLALPPVLFLAVYRLNPNYIMLLFDDPMGTKMLAGAVIMQVLGALVIRKIINIKV; encoded by the coding sequence ATGTCACCACTGCTGATTTCAATCACTGCGTTCGCCGCTGTTGCCGCCATGGCCTGGGCCGTGATGCAGATGTTCGGTGACAAGGACGACGACAAGCTGTCCGACCGGCTCGACATGTTGGCCGGCAAGGGCGCGACCAGCAAGGAGCCGTCGCTCAAAGAGACGTTGCTGATCCAGCCGCTTGACGCCGCGCCAGGCCTGATCGAAGCCCTGCTCAACCGGTTCGGCAAGTCGCGGCTACTGTTCCAGCAGGCCGACACCAAGCTGACCCCGTCGCAATTCGGCATGATGAGCGGCGGCCTGGCGTTCTTGGGGATGATGGTGTGCGTGGTGGCTCGGCTGCCTGTCTGGATGGTTCCGGTCGTGGCCCTGAGTGCCGGCGTGATGCCGCTGATGTACTTGTCGATGAAGCGCAAACGCCGGCTCAAGTTATTCGGCGCCCAATTGCCCGAAGCGCTCGACCTGATGGGTCGCGCGCTCCGTTCCGGGCACAGCCTGGCGGCGTCGTTCGAGTTGGTGCAGTCGGAGCTTAACGCGCCGATCGCCACCGAGTTTGGCCGCGTGTTTGAAGAACAGAACCTGGGGCTGCCCATCGAAGAAGCCCTCGAAGGCCTGACCGAGCGCGTGCCGAACATGGACTTGCAGTTCTTCTGCACGGCCGTCGTGTTGCAGCGGACCACCGGTGGCGATCTGGCGGAAATCCTCGACAAGATCGGCCACCTGGTTCGCGAGCGATTCAAGATCTACGGCCAAGTCCAGGCGCTGACCGGCGAAGGGCGGCTGTCGGGTATTGTGCTGTTGGCCTTACCGCCGGTGTTGTTCCTGGCCGTGTACCGGCTGAATCCCAATTACATCATGCTGCTGTTCGACGACCCAATGGGCACCAAGATGCTCGCCGGCGCGGTGATCATGCAAGTGCTCGGCGCGCTCGTCATTCGCAAAATCATCAACATCAAGGTTTAA
- a CDS encoding CpaF family protein — translation MVGRPGEKSGDSEFEGLKRKIHGKLVDKLDLNRVGDLQGDVLRREIRMVVEHLCDAEDIMLNRGERDRLIDEVLDETFGLGPLELLLKDATISDILINGPKHIFVERKGRMERSNVTFRDNAHLLQIIDRIVSKVGRRVDEVCPMVDARLQDGSRVNAIIPPLALDGAAVSIRRFGSNPLKLEDLLNYKAFTPEMVMLLEGAIKARLNVVISGGTGSGKTTLLNTLSSFIGNTDRIVTIEDAAELQLQQEHVVRLETRPPNIEGKGAITATDLVRNALRMRPERIIIGECRGAETLDMLQAMNTGHEGSMTTLHANTPRDALSRMETMITMSGFELPLKAMRQQMASGVNLIIQASRLQGGPRKITYITEIVGMEGDTIVMQDIFRFIQEGIDENSKAFGRFEATGIRPKCMDRIEQAGIRLPASAFRQRVMLKC, via the coding sequence ATGGTCGGTCGTCCTGGCGAGAAGTCGGGCGATTCGGAATTCGAAGGACTCAAGCGCAAGATTCACGGCAAGCTGGTCGACAAGCTCGACCTGAACCGGGTGGGCGACTTGCAAGGTGATGTGCTGCGCCGCGAGATTCGCATGGTCGTCGAGCATCTGTGCGATGCCGAAGACATCATGCTCAATCGCGGCGAGCGCGACCGGCTGATTGACGAGGTGCTGGACGAGACGTTCGGCCTGGGGCCGTTGGAGTTGCTGCTCAAGGACGCGACGATCAGCGATATTCTGATCAACGGCCCCAAGCACATCTTTGTCGAACGCAAAGGGCGGATGGAACGCTCGAACGTGACGTTCCGCGACAACGCCCACCTGCTGCAGATTATCGACCGCATCGTGTCCAAGGTTGGTCGCCGCGTCGACGAGGTCTGTCCGATGGTCGACGCCCGCTTGCAAGACGGCTCACGCGTCAACGCGATCATTCCGCCGTTGGCCCTGGACGGCGCGGCCGTCTCGATTCGCCGTTTCGGCTCGAACCCGTTGAAGCTGGAAGACCTGTTGAACTACAAGGCCTTCACGCCCGAGATGGTGATGCTACTGGAAGGGGCGATCAAGGCTCGACTCAACGTCGTGATCTCCGGCGGTACTGGCTCGGGCAAGACGACGCTGTTGAACACCTTGTCGAGCTTTATCGGCAACACCGACCGCATTGTCACGATCGAGGACGCCGCCGAACTTCAATTGCAGCAAGAACACGTGGTGCGATTGGAAACCCGCCCACCCAATATCGAAGGCAAAGGGGCGATCACGGCCACCGACCTAGTGCGCAACGCCCTGCGTATGCGGCCCGAACGAATCATCATCGGCGAATGCCGCGGCGCCGAAACCTTGGACATGCTCCAGGCCATGAACACCGGCCACGAAGGTTCGATGACCACGCTGCACGCCAACACCCCGCGCGACGCCCTGTCTCGTATGGAAACGATGATCACGATGTCGGGCTTCGAACTGCCGTTGAAGGCCATGCGGCAGCAAATGGCCAGCGGCGTCAACCTGATCATCCAGGCCAGCCGTCTGCAAGGCGGTCCGCGCAAGATCACCTACATCACCGAGATCGTTGGCATGGAAGGAGACACGATCGTGATGCAAGACATTTTCCGGTTCATCCAGGAGGGGATCGACGAGAATTCCAAAGCCTTTGGCCGCTTCGAGGCGACCGGCATTCGACCGAAATGCATGGACCGCATCGAGCAAGCGGGCATCCGCTTGCCGGCCAGCGCCTTCCGCCAACGTGTGATGTTGAAGTGCTAA
- a CDS encoding response regulator, producing the protein MSNVLRLAVVDPNDASREALKGMLLGMDIVWLEAECSRYEFFADVVGQTHPDIGIVSLDSDADKALDLVARLSELSPDCNILVVSSSTDGKLILRAMRAGAKEYLTQPLKLQDLFDAIGRIAERRFGRGETKSRASTVIAVCGATGGVGTTSISVNLGCILAKEPKNSAVLVDMDLCLGDADVFLDTIPDYSIVDVAQNVSRLDFTLLRRSLTKHSSGLFLLPRPVNMEDMGLVQPDDLQRVIGLLKATFSHVVLDLSKSYTPLDMVALQMATHILLVTQLDLPCLRNVVRLLTSFNEMEGMGEKVKVVCNRVGLNDSTISLKKAQETIGREIFAQVPNEFRTMVEVRNNGVPLIEQAPKAPVTQSLIRLAEQLSAGPAEAAGEAAAAPAEQAKPGKSGLFSMFGGKKK; encoded by the coding sequence ATGAGCAACGTTCTCCGTCTAGCCGTCGTTGATCCAAACGACGCCTCGCGCGAAGCGTTGAAGGGCATGCTGCTCGGCATGGACATTGTCTGGCTCGAAGCGGAATGTTCGCGCTACGAGTTCTTTGCCGACGTGGTCGGTCAAACCCACCCGGACATCGGCATTGTCTCGCTCGATTCCGACGCCGATAAGGCGCTGGACCTGGTGGCTCGGCTCAGCGAGTTGTCCCCCGACTGCAATATCCTGGTGGTCAGCTCGTCGACCGACGGCAAGTTGATCCTCCGCGCCATGCGGGCCGGAGCCAAGGAATACCTGACCCAACCGCTCAAGCTGCAAGATCTGTTCGACGCCATCGGCCGTATTGCCGAGCGGCGGTTCGGCCGCGGCGAAACCAAGAGCCGAGCCTCGACGGTCATTGCCGTCTGCGGCGCCACCGGCGGCGTGGGCACCACGAGCATCAGCGTCAACCTGGGCTGCATCTTGGCCAAGGAGCCGAAGAACTCGGCGGTCCTGGTCGACATGGATTTGTGCCTGGGCGATGCCGACGTGTTCTTGGACACGATTCCTGATTATTCGATTGTCGACGTGGCGCAGAACGTGTCGCGTTTGGACTTTACTCTGTTGCGACGGTCGCTAACCAAACACTCGTCGGGGCTGTTCTTGCTGCCTCGGCCAGTGAATATGGAAGACATGGGGCTGGTCCAGCCCGACGATTTGCAACGCGTGATCGGCCTGTTAAAGGCGACGTTCTCGCACGTGGTGCTCGACTTGTCCAAGTCGTACACCCCGTTGGACATGGTCGCGTTGCAAATGGCGACGCACATCCTGCTGGTCACCCAGTTGGACTTGCCCTGCTTGCGAAACGTGGTCCGATTGCTCACTTCGTTCAACGAGATGGAAGGCATGGGCGAGAAGGTCAAGGTGGTCTGCAACCGTGTCGGTCTGAACGACAGCACGATCAGCTTGAAGAAAGCCCAGGAAACGATCGGCCGCGAGATCTTTGCCCAGGTGCCGAACGAGTTCCGCACGATGGTCGAAGTGCGCAACAACGGCGTGCCGTTGATCGAGCAAGCTCCCAAGGCGCCCGTCACTCAATCGCTCATTCGCCTGGCCGAGCAGCTTTCGGCCGGGCCGGCCGAGGCCGCCGGCGAAGCAGCCGCTGCCCCGGCCGAACAGGCCAAGCCGGGCAAGTCAGGGCTGTTCAGCATGTTCGGCGGGAAGAAGAAGTAG
- a CDS encoding pilus assembly protein N-terminal domain-containing protein, translating into MRCFQASSIRKAMTVLAVWMAIAPTLAMAEQPGARPTLRLAWQQPPVQTPPPAAPSMTGPQPVMHKVQAASERVTMIANSSRILTLEQRIPEATVNNPELVDVIPLSPNQLQIYAKKPGVTQINLWTENKAEVFTVELLIYADARELTALLQAQFPKSALQVIPLPNSVIIGGYVDDPTQVNRIISIAEQFHPTVINNIQVGGAQQVVLKVRVMEVSRTKLRQLGIDFAEITSSGSYVGSAGAGLLKPNALLSQTVQSTSSATGVSVLPGQINTAGTQSFAFGIVDNYQSFSMFMQALRQDNLAKVLSEPDIVTVSGRPAYFNAGGEFPILVPNSLGTVAVQYRPYGTQVDFVPIVLGNGAIRLEVRPRVSEIDNTTGTTLNGITVPGLKVREIDTGVEMRAGQTLAIAGLVNYREEAAKSGLPILSELPFIGPFFGTNKSIFNEVELLIMVTPHWVEAMDCDQVPNCGPGMDTTFPTDFQMYVKGHVEVPKLVAPNVAPGDMPMNYPNDVPPGEVVPANSPTPPVPAPDATGKSKVSGLIRPAALIAPGSRSTTPSNSGQGTTPPNVTLPATGTSAAGSAALVRTAPVVTAVPTIPNAPAGAASPVRLPQTSVPTPQNVSAPVRGPALSSPIALPTPRNNPNDRSVSHPATQAIRQGAKPAPGFIGPLGYDDLK; encoded by the coding sequence ATGCGCTGTTTTCAAGCGTCGTCAATTCGCAAAGCGATGACGGTCCTGGCCGTGTGGATGGCCATCGCGCCCACGCTGGCAATGGCCGAGCAACCGGGCGCGCGTCCGACGTTGCGCCTGGCCTGGCAGCAGCCGCCCGTCCAGACGCCGCCGCCGGCCGCTCCGTCAATGACGGGCCCTCAGCCGGTCATGCACAAAGTGCAAGCGGCCAGCGAGCGCGTGACCATGATCGCCAATTCGAGCCGCATCCTGACCCTGGAACAGCGGATTCCCGAGGCCACGGTCAACAATCCCGAACTGGTCGACGTCATTCCGCTGTCGCCGAACCAATTGCAGATTTACGCCAAGAAGCCCGGCGTGACGCAAATCAATCTCTGGACCGAGAACAAGGCCGAGGTGTTCACCGTCGAATTGCTTATTTACGCCGACGCGCGCGAGCTAACCGCGCTCTTGCAGGCCCAGTTCCCCAAGTCGGCTTTGCAAGTCATTCCGCTCCCCAATTCGGTCATCATCGGCGGCTATGTCGATGATCCGACGCAAGTGAACCGGATTATTTCAATCGCCGAACAGTTTCACCCCACCGTGATCAACAACATTCAAGTTGGCGGCGCCCAGCAAGTGGTGCTGAAGGTCCGCGTGATGGAAGTCTCGCGCACCAAGCTTCGCCAACTGGGCATCGACTTTGCCGAGATCACCAGTTCAGGTAGCTATGTCGGCAGCGCCGGCGCTGGCTTGCTGAAGCCCAACGCGCTGCTGTCCCAGACCGTGCAAAGCACTTCGTCGGCGACCGGCGTTTCGGTGTTGCCCGGCCAGATCAACACGGCTGGCACGCAATCGTTTGCCTTTGGCATCGTCGACAACTATCAGTCGTTCAGTATGTTCATGCAGGCTCTGCGGCAGGACAACCTGGCCAAGGTGTTGAGCGAACCGGACATTGTCACGGTCAGCGGCCGCCCAGCCTATTTCAACGCCGGTGGCGAATTCCCGATTCTGGTGCCGAACAGCTTGGGCACCGTGGCCGTGCAGTACCGCCCCTACGGCACGCAAGTCGACTTTGTGCCCATCGTACTGGGCAACGGCGCCATTCGCCTGGAAGTGCGCCCGCGCGTGAGCGAAATCGACAACACCACGGGCACCACGCTCAACGGCATTACGGTGCCGGGCTTGAAGGTCCGCGAAATCGACACCGGCGTCGAGATGCGGGCCGGGCAGACGTTGGCGATTGCCGGGTTGGTCAATTACCGCGAAGAGGCGGCCAAATCAGGTCTGCCAATCCTAAGTGAGTTGCCCTTTATTGGCCCGTTCTTCGGCACCAATAAGTCGATCTTCAACGAAGTTGAATTGTTGATCATGGTCACTCCCCACTGGGTCGAAGCCATGGACTGCGATCAAGTTCCCAACTGCGGGCCGGGCATGGACACCACCTTCCCGACCGACTTCCAGATGTACGTCAAGGGACATGTTGAAGTGCCGAAGCTGGTGGCCCCGAACGTGGCGCCGGGAGACATGCCGATGAACTACCCGAATGATGTGCCGCCAGGTGAAGTGGTTCCGGCCAACTCGCCGACTCCGCCGGTTCCGGCGCCCGATGCAACGGGCAAGTCGAAAGTCTCGGGGTTGATCCGTCCAGCGGCCCTGATCGCGCCGGGTTCGCGGTCGACGACGCCGAGCAACTCGGGCCAAGGGACAACACCTCCGAACGTGACGCTGCCAGCAACGGGCACTTCTGCGGCCGGTTCGGCAGCCTTGGTGCGGACAGCGCCGGTGGTAACGGCTGTGCCGACGATTCCGAATGCGCCGGCCGGGGCTGCTAGCCCGGTTCGGCTCCCTCAGACCTCGGTGCCAACGCCCCAGAACGTCTCGGCACCCGTACGTGGGCCGGCCCTCAGTTCGCCGATCGCCTTGCCGACCCCTCGGAATAATCCGAACGACCGGTCTGTCTCGCATCCTGCGACACAGGCGATCCGCCAGGGAGCCAAGCCAGCGCCAGGATTTATCGGCCCGCTGGGATACGACGACCTAAAGTAG
- the cpaB gene encoding Flp pilus assembly protein CpaB → MRPKTMMLLVVALGCGLVAAIGINQTLANREVVAAPAGEMVPVIMALSNIGTGDPLKPENIKLEEFPKDRMPPNAVSDWENAIGRRARHPILPGLPIVEEMLLSKGDNGEDLSGMIAKGMRVVSVRVDAVSGMAGLLKPGDRVDMVVHLHPNPTYGISMPSARTFLQNVKIIAVDDVFRRDNDGQQAVVAKTVSVLVTPAQAELVTLATELGTLRLIMRPADDDGKSETDGASPEELLGVKHSSSEPKPEPDLLGLLNQQKPPMPAEQVPTPDIVKKDVWRMRIFDGSSPREVEFEDGVPRTLSGNSAGDNGVPPTPETKP, encoded by the coding sequence ATGCGTCCGAAAACGATGATGCTGCTCGTTGTCGCCTTGGGGTGTGGATTGGTGGCCGCCATCGGCATCAACCAGACCTTGGCCAACCGTGAAGTCGTCGCGGCCCCAGCCGGCGAGATGGTGCCGGTGATCATGGCGCTCAGCAATATTGGCACCGGCGACCCGCTGAAGCCCGAGAACATCAAGCTCGAAGAGTTCCCCAAGGACCGCATGCCGCCCAATGCGGTGAGTGATTGGGAGAACGCCATCGGCCGTCGGGCCCGGCACCCGATTCTGCCTGGCTTGCCGATCGTCGAGGAGATGTTGCTCTCCAAAGGGGACAACGGCGAGGATCTGTCGGGCATGATCGCCAAGGGGATGCGCGTCGTCTCGGTGCGCGTCGACGCGGTCAGCGGCATGGCCGGCCTGCTCAAGCCTGGCGATCGCGTCGACATGGTGGTCCATTTGCACCCGAACCCGACCTACGGCATCAGCATGCCCAGCGCGCGGACGTTTTTGCAGAACGTAAAGATCATCGCCGTCGACGACGTCTTCCGTCGCGACAACGACGGCCAGCAAGCGGTCGTGGCCAAGACGGTCTCGGTGCTGGTCACGCCGGCACAAGCCGAATTGGTGACCCTGGCGACTGAACTAGGGACGCTGCGGCTGATCATGCGGCCGGCCGACGACGACGGTAAGTCCGAGACGGACGGCGCCAGCCCCGAAGAGTTGCTGGGTGTAAAGCACAGCAGCAGCGAACCAAAGCCCGAGCCGGATTTGCTCGGACTCTTGAATCAACAGAAGCCCCCGATGCCGGCCGAGCAAGTGCCGACGCCGGACATCGTGAAGAAGGATGTGTGGCGGATGCGAATCTTCGATGGTTCGTCGCCGCGTGAAGTGGAATTCGAAGATGGCGTGCCCCGCACGCTGTCAGGCAACTCGGCCGGCGACAACGGCGTCCCGCCGACGCCCGAGACCAAGCCCTAA
- a CDS encoding prepilin peptidase yields MFEKDFAAALFNNWHVWFVTVTLVVAAVIDGWQLKVPNWITFPMIVGGWVYGFCVGGWEGLGFSLLATGVGLALLMPAYAIGGMGAGDVKLLAGVGAWVGSVVTFYAFCYSAILGGVIAVMMVLYRRVWTKHRQQFQHIVNEIVTVRDPNQLAAIAADRKKTMMLLPYGIPIAMGTILYFFMHGMLG; encoded by the coding sequence ATGTTTGAAAAAGACTTTGCCGCTGCCCTGTTCAACAATTGGCACGTTTGGTTCGTGACCGTCACGCTGGTGGTTGCGGCCGTGATCGACGGCTGGCAGTTGAAAGTGCCGAACTGGATCACTTTCCCGATGATTGTCGGGGGTTGGGTCTACGGGTTCTGTGTCGGCGGTTGGGAAGGCCTGGGCTTCAGCTTGCTGGCCACCGGGGTCGGCCTGGCCCTGTTGATGCCGGCTTATGCCATCGGCGGCATGGGCGCTGGCGATGTCAAGTTGCTGGCCGGTGTCGGCGCCTGGGTCGGCAGCGTGGTGACCTTTTATGCCTTTTGCTATTCGGCCATCCTGGGTGGCGTGATAGCGGTGATGATGGTCCTGTACCGCCGGGTCTGGACCAAGCATCGCCAGCAGTTCCAGCACATCGTCAACGAGATTGTGACCGTTCGCGACCCGAACCAACTGGCGGCGATTGCCGCCGACCGGAAGAAGACCATGATGCTGCTGCCCTATGGGATCCCCATTGCGATGGGGACGATCCTGTACTTCTTCATGCATGGCATGCTGGGCTAA
- a CDS encoding Flp family type IVb pilin, with protein sequence MIRFATKIKKFLKSEDGPTAVEYAVMLALIVIVCLTAIQSIGTNANATFQKVATQLQTSSS encoded by the coding sequence ATGATTCGTTTCGCCACCAAGATCAAGAAGTTTTTGAAGTCGGAAGACGGCCCCACCGCGGTTGAATACGCCGTGATGCTGGCGTTGATCGTCATCGTCTGCTTGACGGCCATCCAGTCGATTGGCACGAACGCCAACGCGACGTTCCAGAAGGTCGCCACCCAGCTCCAGACTTCGTCGAGCTAA
- a CDS encoding DUF362 domain-containing protein: MSDAEKQPDSSKLILPPASERVDRRALIVGGGAAAAGLLGVAWWRGKLHRIFGGSTQAGVFVARNQRYDGPLEQTIRDGLIASGIVAETMRGLRVLLKPNMVEPMRLSPQMTTHPAMVVAVANVFRGWGAEVRVGEAPGHVRDTEMALEESRLGEALDDGKIEFADLNYQDVRWAHNAGRRSVLKGFYFPQAVVEADLVVSMPKLKTHHWMGMTAALKNMYGSLPGCKYGWPKNVLHHAGIPETVIDINASLPRTITVVDGITCMEGDGPILGSAKQMGLVVVGTNLTAVDATCARIIGLAPQRIPYLQLAGGVLGPLADHQIRQLGEPWQSVASPFEILDAPHLRSMRPSIFTS, from the coding sequence GTGAGCGACGCCGAAAAACAGCCCGACTCCAGTAAGCTGATCCTGCCGCCGGCGTCGGAGCGCGTCGATCGTCGCGCGCTGATCGTCGGCGGCGGCGCCGCGGCGGCCGGCCTCTTGGGCGTGGCGTGGTGGCGAGGCAAGTTGCACCGAATCTTTGGCGGCTCCACGCAAGCTGGCGTGTTTGTGGCCCGCAATCAGCGCTACGACGGGCCACTGGAACAAACGATTCGCGACGGCCTGATCGCATCGGGAATCGTGGCGGAAACGATGCGTGGACTGCGCGTGCTGCTAAAGCCCAACATGGTCGAGCCCATGCGCTTGTCGCCGCAGATGACCACTCACCCAGCCATGGTCGTGGCCGTGGCCAACGTGTTTCGCGGCTGGGGCGCCGAAGTGCGAGTGGGGGAAGCGCCCGGCCACGTGCGCGACACCGAGATGGCGCTCGAGGAATCGCGCCTCGGCGAGGCGCTCGACGACGGCAAGATCGAGTTCGCCGATCTGAACTATCAAGACGTCCGCTGGGCCCACAACGCGGGCCGGCGCTCGGTGCTCAAAGGTTTCTACTTCCCCCAGGCCGTCGTCGAAGCCGACCTGGTCGTGTCGATGCCCAAGCTCAAAACGCACCATTGGATGGGCATGACCGCGGCGCTGAAGAACATGTACGGTTCGCTGCCAGGCTGCAAATATGGCTGGCCCAAGAACGTGCTGCACCACGCCGGCATTCCCGAGACCGTGATCGACATTAACGCTTCATTACCGCGCACGATCACCGTCGTGGACGGCATCACTTGCATGGAAGGTGACGGGCCGATTCTGGGAAGCGCCAAGCAAATGGGGCTGGTTGTCGTGGGCACGAACCTGACGGCGGTCGACGCCACCTGCGCACGAATTATCGGCCTGGCGCCGCAGCGGATTCCTTACCTGCAACTGGCCGGCGGCGTGCTTGGTCCGTTGGCCGATCACCAGATACGCCAACTCGGCGAGCCGTGGCAATCGGTGGCGTCGCCGTTCGAGATCCTCGACGCGCCCCACTTGCGCAGCATGCGCCCGAGCATCTTCACGTCGTAG
- a CDS encoding acetolactate synthase, whose amino-acid sequence MSTGEGSGAGVGFATARGRNYPSIRQFTVFLENRVGQLLEVVRRFEGSKVKIVALSISDSSECAFCRFLLSHPEQGREILERAGLALIESDLIAVELPEGPQPLLRVCTALLQAEVNIIQAYPLLVRPRGKPIVALMVDNIDIGLETLASKGFHMITEGDLSDED is encoded by the coding sequence ATGAGTACCGGAGAAGGCAGCGGCGCTGGGGTGGGTTTTGCCACGGCGCGCGGCCGTAATTACCCTTCGATTCGCCAGTTCACGGTCTTTCTCGAGAACCGTGTCGGCCAACTGTTGGAAGTGGTCCGCCGCTTCGAGGGGAGCAAAGTCAAGATTGTCGCGCTGTCGATCTCGGATTCGTCCGAGTGCGCGTTTTGCCGCTTTTTGCTTAGTCATCCGGAGCAGGGGCGCGAGATCCTCGAACGTGCCGGCCTGGCGCTGATTGAAAGCGATCTGATCGCCGTCGAACTGCCCGAAGGGCCCCAGCCGTTGTTGCGCGTCTGCACGGCTCTGCTACAGGCCGAGGTGAACATCATCCAGGCCTATCCCCTACTGGTGCGCCCGCGCGGCAAGCCGATCGTGGCCCTAATGGTCGATAACATCGACATCGGGCTCGAAACGCTGGCCAGCAAAGGCTTTCACATGATCACCGAGGGTGATCTGTCCGACGAGGATTAG
- a CDS encoding response regulator transcription factor has translation MSVQILVADDHQVVRSGLRSLLEGTEFQISAEAINGEEAVRMAARQKPDIVLLDIRMPDVDGLAALGQLRSAHPDLPIIMLSTYDNPTYVARAVALGANGYMLKGFSREELINTLRKVSSGEDAWTRDELRRITGALATPRMAGEVDVPLTQRESEVLRQLALGLTNKEIGKALGISYETVKEHVQHILRKIGVTDRTQAAVWAVRKGLV, from the coding sequence ATGTCCGTGCAGATTCTCGTGGCAGACGACCACCAGGTAGTCCGCTCCGGTCTGCGGAGCCTGCTGGAAGGGACCGAGTTTCAAATCTCGGCCGAAGCCATCAACGGTGAAGAAGCCGTTCGGATGGCGGCCCGGCAGAAGCCTGATATCGTCTTGCTTGATATACGTATGCCCGACGTCGACGGGCTGGCGGCATTGGGGCAATTGCGCTCCGCGCATCCCGATCTGCCGATCATCATGCTATCGACATACGACAACCCGACGTATGTGGCCCGTGCCGTCGCCCTGGGGGCGAACGGGTACATGCTCAAGGGGTTCAGTCGCGAAGAGTTGATCAACACCTTGCGCAAGGTGTCGAGTGGCGAAGATGCGTGGACGCGCGACGAGCTGCGGCGGATCACCGGTGCGCTGGCCACGCCCCGCATGGCCGGCGAGGTCGATGTGCCCCTGACCCAGCGCGAAAGCGAAGTGCTGCGTCAACTGGCGCTGGGCCTGACCAACAAGGAAATCGGCAAGGCGCTGGGGATCAGCTATGAAACCGTGAAGGAACACGTGCAGCACATCTTGCGCAAAATCGGTGTCACCGATCGCACCCAAGCGGCGGTGTGGGCCGTCCGCAAGGGATTGGTCTGA
- a CDS encoding peptidylprolyl isomerase, which translates to MTGSSRPKLLRVARLVCLVAAFISTSFRASAQPAPTSAPAPGDAVVAAIDGQPIRAKEVQALLAGALHGRKIAAEIEPLAEAQALEQLIGRRLTTKYLGQKKQDVTPAEIEARLQTLTNEAAGHNTTLEAQLAKQGRTLDELKQEIAWDLNWTRYSLSQATDTKLESWFKAHRADYDGTEVRASHVLLRPMADQSPQAIEALVKRAALLRDEITIGKMTFAEAAQRYSAGPSRAQDGDVGYFPRHDRMVEPFAAAAFKLKKGEISPPVVTTFGVHVIQCTDIRQGAKPWQDSRDELVRAVTDDLFQTITSEMRSKTKIEYTGQGPHLDPATKQLVLPKK; encoded by the coding sequence ATGACAGGAAGTTCGCGTCCCAAGTTGCTGCGTGTTGCTCGGCTAGTTTGCCTGGTGGCCGCATTCATTAGCACCTCTTTCCGAGCATCGGCACAACCGGCGCCGACGAGCGCGCCAGCCCCGGGTGACGCGGTCGTGGCCGCGATCGACGGCCAGCCCATTCGGGCCAAGGAAGTGCAAGCCTTGCTGGCCGGGGCGCTGCACGGGCGCAAGATCGCCGCCGAAATCGAACCGCTGGCCGAGGCGCAAGCGCTCGAACAATTGATCGGCCGCCGACTGACAACCAAGTATCTCGGTCAAAAGAAGCAAGACGTCACGCCGGCCGAGATCGAAGCCCGCTTGCAAACATTGACGAACGAAGCGGCCGGTCACAACACGACGCTCGAAGCGCAACTGGCCAAGCAAGGTCGGACGCTCGACGAGTTGAAGCAGGAAATCGCCTGGGATTTGAACTGGACGCGGTACAGCTTGTCACAAGCCACTGACACAAAGCTCGAAAGCTGGTTCAAGGCTCATCGCGCCGACTACGACGGCACCGAAGTCCGCGCCAGCCATGTGCTGTTGCGGCCGATGGCCGATCAGAGCCCCCAGGCGATCGAAGCCCTGGTCAAGCGGGCCGCCTTGCTGCGCGACGAGATCACGATCGGCAAGATGACCTTTGCCGAAGCGGCCCAGCGCTATTCGGCCGGTCCCAGCCGGGCCCAGGACGGTGATGTGGGCTACTTCCCGCGGCACGATCGGATGGTCGAGCCCTTCGCCGCCGCGGCTTTCAAATTGAAGAAGGGGGAAATCAGCCCGCCGGTCGTCACCACGTTTGGAGTACACGTGATTCAATGCACCGACATCCGCCAGGGGGCCAAGCCCTGGCAAGATTCGCGCGACGAGCTAGTGCGGGCGGTGACCGACGACTTGTTCCAAACGATTACGAGTGAAATGCGCTCCAAGACCAAGATCGAGTACACCGGCCAGGGGCCGCATCTTGATCCGGCTACCAAGCAGTTGGTGCTGCCTAAGAAGTGA